A section of the Felis catus isolate Fca126 chromosome B2, F.catus_Fca126_mat1.0, whole genome shotgun sequence genome encodes:
- the HMGN3 gene encoding high mobility group nucleosome-binding domain-containing protein 3 isoform X2, with translation MPKRKSPENTEGKDGSKVTKQEPTRRSARLSAKPAPPKPEPKPRKTSAKKEPGTKINKGAKGKKEEKQEAGKEGTAPSEKGETKAEEIHISRSTVNVSTSRGTPPSTLSVKGQIETVRVKGTEN, from the exons tctCCGGAGAATACAGAGGGCAAGGATGGATCCAAAGTAACTAAACAGGAG CCCACCAGACGGTCTGCCAGATTGTCAGCG AAACCCGCTCCACCCAAACCTGAACCTAAACCAAGAAAAACGTCTGCTAAG AAAGAACCTGGAACAAAGATTAACAAAGGTgctaaagggaagaaggaggaaaagcaagAAGCTGGAAAGGAAGGTACTGCACCATCTGAAAAAGGTGAAACTAAAGCTGAAGAG ATCCACATCTCTCGCTCAACTGTTAATGTCTCAACCTCCAGAGGTACCCCACCCAGCACACTGTCAGTAAAGGGGCAGATTGAAACAGTGAGAGTTAAGG GCACAGAAAACTGA
- the HMGN3 gene encoding high mobility group nucleosome-binding domain-containing protein 3 isoform X4 has protein sequence MPKRKSPENTEGKDGSKVTKQEPTRRSARLSAKPAPPKPEPKPRKTSAKKEPGTKINKGAKGKKEEKQEAGKEGTAPSEKGETKAEEIHISRSTVNVSTSRGTEN, from the exons tctCCGGAGAATACAGAGGGCAAGGATGGATCCAAAGTAACTAAACAGGAG CCCACCAGACGGTCTGCCAGATTGTCAGCG AAACCCGCTCCACCCAAACCTGAACCTAAACCAAGAAAAACGTCTGCTAAG AAAGAACCTGGAACAAAGATTAACAAAGGTgctaaagggaagaaggaggaaaagcaagAAGCTGGAAAGGAAGGTACTGCACCATCTGAAAAAGGTGAAACTAAAGCTGAAGAG ATCCACATCTCTCGCTCAACTGTTAATGTCTCAACCTCCAGAG GCACAGAAAACTGA
- the HMGN3 gene encoding high mobility group nucleosome-binding domain-containing protein 3 isoform X3, with amino-acid sequence MPTRRSARLSAKPAPPKPEPKPRKTSAKKEPGTKINKGAKGKKEEKQEAGKEGTAPSEKGETKAEEIHISRSTVNVSTSRGTPPSTLSVKGQIETVRVKGTVENSACLQ; translated from the exons ATG CCCACCAGACGGTCTGCCAGATTGTCAGCG AAACCCGCTCCACCCAAACCTGAACCTAAACCAAGAAAAACGTCTGCTAAG AAAGAACCTGGAACAAAGATTAACAAAGGTgctaaagggaagaaggaggaaaagcaagAAGCTGGAAAGGAAGGTACTGCACCATCTGAAAAAGGTGAAACTAAAGCTGAAGAG ATCCACATCTCTCGCTCAACTGTTAATGTCTCAACCTCCAGAGGTACCCCACCCAGCACACTGTCAGTAAAGGGGCAGATTGAAACAGTGAGAGTTAAGGGTACAGTAGAAAATTCTGCATGTTTGCAGTGA
- the HMGN3 gene encoding high mobility group nucleosome-binding domain-containing protein 3 isoform X5, translating to MPKRKSPENTEGKDGSKVTKQEPTRRSARLSAKPAPPKPEPKPRKTSAKKEPGTKINKGAKGKKEEKQEAGKEGTAPSEKGETKAEEAQKTESVDNKGE from the exons tctCCGGAGAATACAGAGGGCAAGGATGGATCCAAAGTAACTAAACAGGAG CCCACCAGACGGTCTGCCAGATTGTCAGCG AAACCCGCTCCACCCAAACCTGAACCTAAACCAAGAAAAACGTCTGCTAAG AAAGAACCTGGAACAAAGATTAACAAAGGTgctaaagggaagaaggaggaaaagcaagAAGCTGGAAAGGAAGGTACTGCACCATCTGAAAAAGGTGAAACTAAAGCTGAAGAG GCACAGAAAACTGAATCTGTAGATAACAAGGGAGAATGA
- the HMGN3 gene encoding high mobility group nucleosome-binding domain-containing protein 3 isoform X1 codes for MPKRKSPENTEGKDGSKVTKQEPTRRSARLSAKPAPPKPEPKPRKTSAKKEPGTKINKGAKGKKEEKQEAGKEGTAPSEKGETKAEEIHISRSTVNVSTSRGTPPSTLSVKGQIETVRVKGTVENSACLQ; via the exons tctCCGGAGAATACAGAGGGCAAGGATGGATCCAAAGTAACTAAACAGGAG CCCACCAGACGGTCTGCCAGATTGTCAGCG AAACCCGCTCCACCCAAACCTGAACCTAAACCAAGAAAAACGTCTGCTAAG AAAGAACCTGGAACAAAGATTAACAAAGGTgctaaagggaagaaggaggaaaagcaagAAGCTGGAAAGGAAGGTACTGCACCATCTGAAAAAGGTGAAACTAAAGCTGAAGAG ATCCACATCTCTCGCTCAACTGTTAATGTCTCAACCTCCAGAGGTACCCCACCCAGCACACTGTCAGTAAAGGGGCAGATTGAAACAGTGAGAGTTAAGGGTACAGTAGAAAATTCTGCATGTTTGCAGTGA